Proteins encoded in a region of the Neodiprion virginianus isolate iyNeoVirg1 chromosome 2, iyNeoVirg1.1, whole genome shotgun sequence genome:
- the LOC124297763 gene encoding uncharacterized protein LOC124297763: protein MEKEILSIPTPVVFDKLIAHQEIYAHKPYASSTFDNSDEIQITVQHQDLCVSPSKSSLHISGKLLKSDGTAAAITTLVNNAICHFFEDVGYELNAVKIDKCRNVGLTILLKGFASLNAGRSWLTENAGWLNVKETKKLTDADSNFDVVIPLSMILGFAEDYRKIIVNAKHELILTSSKSDFDAIVQDQEKDFRIVIDQVEWFVPYVKLSDQRKIALFKFIEKDTPVSMSFRSWELYEYPLLPATTKHVWTVKTSTHSEKPRFVMLGFQTNRKNKAGKNASHLDHCNITDVKLFLNSEYYPYGNLNLDMRRNRFALLYEMYANFQATYYGKELEPLLTKSEFLQYEPMIFIDCSKQNDALKSGPVDIHIKFEAKNNSPTVFFTMEFIVDVQGFRRPGPGFTPKELAVVSLDEDTNLSIFLFEPAYDWNYLLALFKCENF from the exons atggagaaggaaatcttgagcattcCAACACCTGTCGTCTTTGACAAATTAATCGCCCATCAAGAAATATACGCACACAAACCGTACGCATCGTCAACTTTTGATAACAGCGATGAGATTcaaatcaccgttcagcatcaggacTTATGCGTATCACCGAGCAAGAGTTCGCTGCATATCTCTGGAAAATTGCTCAAATCGGACGGCACTGCAGCAGCGATCACAACTTTAGTCAATAACGCCATCTGCCATTTTTTCGAAGATGTAGGGTACGAACTAAACGCTGTAAAGATTGATAAATGTAGAAACGTTGGTCTGACTATCCTTCTGAAAGGTTTCGCTTCGCTCAACGCTGGTCGCAGTTGGCTTACGGAAAATGCTGGATGGCTCAATGTtaaggaaacgaaaaaattaactgatgCCGATAGCAACTTTGACGTAGTTATTCCCTTGAGCATGATATTAGGCTTCGCTGAAGACTATCGCAAGATCATCGTTAACGCGAAACACGAGCTGATTCTTACAAGTTCAAAAAGTGATTTTGATGCCATCGTTCAAGATCAAGAAAAAGATTTCAGAATCGTGATCGATCAGGTGGAATGGTTTGTACCCTATGTGAAGCTGTCGGATCAACGAAAAATCGCACTGTTCAAGTTCATTGAGAAAGATACGCCAGTGTccatgagcttccgcagttgggagttgtacgaatatcctttGCTACCGGCAAccacgaaacacgtttggactgtgaaaacgtCCACCCATTCGGAAAAACCACGATTTGTCATGCTcggttttcaaacgaatcgaaaaaacaaagccGGCAAAAATGCCAGTCATCTTGATCACTGTAACATTACTGACGTCAAGCTCTTCTTGAATTCCGAGtattatccgtacggtaacctgaacttgGACATGAGACGCAATCGCTTTGCATtactgtacgagatgtacgcaaactttcaAGCCACCTACTACGGCAAAGAACTTGAGCCTCTGTTGACGAAGAGCGAATTTTTACAGTACGAACCTATGATTTTcatcgactgttcgaaacaaaacgacgCTCTGAAATCTGGACCGGTAGATATTCATATCAAATTCGAGGCTAAAAATAACTCTCCTACTG TGTTTTTCACGATGGAGTTCATAGTCGACGTACAAGGATTCAGAAGACCGGGTCCCGGTTTTACACCAAAAGAGTTGGCAGTTGTGTCACTCGACGAAGATACCAACCTGTCAATTTTCCTCTTCGAACCTGCGTACGATTGGAATTATTTACTCGCTCTATTCaaatgcgaaaatttttga
- the LOC124297764 gene encoding uncharacterized protein LOC124297764: MANGPQTSRGATQTANEASNTTSKVNSPREFEFTKPEAWPVWIKRFERYLSVAGLTNKSEKEKVDLPCYTMGEEAEDILLRIFPNLVNETLYSEVKKRFDEYFSPKKNVIFERYKFNSRFQEESESVDSFITALHALAEKCDYETLKDDLIRDRIVIGIKDVRASERLQLTPNLTLENAITLVRQAEMQEKQNKVLRSKNPEKSEVNRIIKKKPSVKKSNEKHGDTAKSENCSRCGLRKHHSKKCPALNSTCRNCGKKNHWDKVCRSKSINAIHGADPEEDDTSEDVFNTHFIGAVKRKQNNSRDYTAEFEVLNLAPYIEKVNSRNKDPVILPCELTQVSQSRNNVNPENNVSLRVTNQNANNISVNQEANSNQCSEMQSTAVQQVLPIRSNTNEDVRKSSRNRQPTKRFGID; encoded by the exons ATGGCGAATGGTCCACAAACATCAAGAGGTGCGACGCAGACGGCTAACGAAGCTTCAAATACTACGTCTAAAGTTAATTCTCCCCGAGAATTTGAGTTTACTAAACCAGAGGCATGGCCGGTTTGGATTAAACGTTTTGAGAGATATTTATCTGTGGCTGGCCTGACAAATAAgtcagaaaaagaaaaagttgattTGCCATGCTACACAATGGGCGAAGAAGCCGAAGATATCTTGTTACGTATATTTCCTAACCTCGTGAATGAGACTCTTTACAGTGAGGTTAAGAAAAGATTTGACGAGtatttttctccaaaaaaGAACGTTATATTTGAGAGATACAAGTTTAACTCGAGATTCCAAGAAGAATCTGAAAGTGTTGACTCTTTTATTACGGCTTTGCACGCGTTAGCTGAAAAATGCGATTATGAAACATTAAAAGATGATCTTATTCGTGATCGCATCGTCATCGGGATAAAAGATGTTAGAGCTTCTGAACGATTACAGCTCACTCCAAATCTCACGCTAGAAAATGCAATTACGTTAGTGCGACAAGCGGAGATGCAAGAAAAGCAAAATAAAGTTTTGCGCTCAAAGAACCCAGAAAAAAGTGAAGTGAATCGTATTATAAAAAAGAAGCCTAGTgttaaaaaaagtaacgaaaaacATGGAGATACAGCGAAAAGCGAAAATTGCTCTCGCTGCGGTTTACGAAAACATCATTCGAAGAAGTGCCCTGCACTCAACTCAACTTGTCGAAACTGCGGGAAGAAGAACCACTGGGACAAGGTGTGTCGGAGCAAGTCGATCAACGCCATACACGGTGCGGATCCCGAAGAAGACGACACGAGCGAAGATGTTTTCAACACACACTTCATCGGAGCAGTGAAACGTAAACAAAACAATTCTCGCGATTACACAGCAGAGTTCGAGGTTTTAAATCTTG CACCTTACATCGAAAAGGTGAACTCACGTAACAAGGATCCAGTTATCCTACCGTGCGAATTAACTCAGGTATCTCAATCACGTAACAATGTAAATCCTGAAAATAATGTATCATTGCGTGTAACAAATCAAAATGCTAATAATATATCTGTAAACCAAGAAGCTAACAGTAATCAATGTTCCGAAATGCAGTCAACAGCTGTTCAACAAGTATTGCCGATTAGGTCCAATACGAACGAAGATGTACGTAAGTCAAGTCGCAACAGACAACCGACAAAACGCTTTGGCATTGATTAA